One Archangium lipolyticum DNA window includes the following coding sequences:
- a CDS encoding thiamine pyrophosphate-dependent dehydrogenase E1 component subunit alpha gives MPKPRLLNRDEDSLPLDRELLVRMHDLMVKARVLEERLIQMYKQGHGYFWIGGPGEEAFNVPLGLLMKKGQGPAYDYLHAHYRQSATMMALGEDPIGALRQMKNVAADPYSGGRNFAGHFSKREWNIAPVSSPIEVQYAMAPGTALAQKRHGGDGISIVTGGDAGTAEGDFASCLVWSSRPGNELPILIIVTNNKWGISTPGETQHGETHIADRGKAFNIRTKTIDGNDPINSYLELKEAMEYVRKERKPFLLEAMVSRLYGHSSASGANFVGNEQDCLAVFEERLEKHGILTRKEMDELRNRYTEDMAAMARQVREEPLPAPETIWNHIFAERK, from the coding sequence GTGCCAAAACCCCGCCTTCTCAACCGCGATGAAGATTCGCTCCCGCTCGATCGGGAGCTCCTGGTCCGGATGCACGACCTGATGGTGAAGGCGCGCGTCCTCGAAGAGCGCCTCATCCAGATGTACAAGCAGGGCCACGGGTACTTCTGGATTGGAGGCCCGGGTGAGGAGGCCTTCAACGTCCCCCTCGGCCTGCTGATGAAGAAGGGCCAGGGCCCGGCCTACGACTACCTGCACGCGCACTACCGCCAGTCGGCCACGATGATGGCCCTGGGCGAGGATCCCATCGGTGCGCTGCGGCAGATGAAGAACGTGGCCGCGGACCCCTACTCCGGCGGCCGCAACTTCGCGGGCCACTTCTCCAAGCGCGAGTGGAACATCGCCCCGGTCTCCTCCCCCATCGAGGTCCAGTACGCGATGGCCCCGGGCACCGCGCTGGCGCAGAAGCGCCACGGCGGCGACGGCATCTCCATCGTCACCGGCGGTGACGCGGGCACGGCCGAGGGCGATTTCGCCTCGTGCCTGGTGTGGAGCTCGCGCCCCGGCAACGAGCTGCCCATCCTCATCATCGTCACCAACAACAAGTGGGGCATCTCCACGCCGGGGGAGACCCAGCACGGAGAGACGCACATCGCGGATCGCGGCAAGGCATTCAACATCCGCACCAAGACGATCGACGGCAACGATCCGATCAACTCCTACCTCGAGCTGAAGGAGGCGATGGAGTACGTGCGCAAGGAGCGCAAGCCGTTCCTCCTGGAGGCGATGGTGTCGCGCCTGTACGGGCACTCGTCGGCGTCCGGCGCCAACTTCGTGGGCAACGAGCAGGACTGCCTGGCCGTCTTCGAGGAGCGCCTGGAGAAGCACGGCATCCTCACGCGCAAGGAGATGGACGAGCTGCGCAACCGCTACACCGAGGACATGGCCGCCATGGCCCGTCAGGTCCGCGAGGAGCCGCTGCCGGCCCCCGAGACCATCTGGAACCACATCTTCGCGGAGAGGAAGTAA
- a CDS encoding TIGR02266 family protein, translating into MKTSEAAETPAVLHSNRRAHERVTATFDVRFQEAQDAARALRAYSLNLSAGGLCLRTRRSYDVGSRVRLQMTVSGEDFELEGIISWVRDDAEAIGVRFVDVNEADQARLQRVVGSFKR; encoded by the coding sequence ATGAAGACGTCCGAAGCCGCGGAGACGCCGGCGGTGCTGCACTCCAACCGGAGGGCCCATGAGAGGGTGACGGCGACGTTCGATGTCCGTTTTCAGGAAGCCCAGGACGCGGCGCGGGCGCTGCGCGCCTACTCGCTCAATCTGTCGGCTGGAGGACTGTGCCTGCGCACGCGGCGCTCCTACGACGTGGGCTCGCGCGTGCGTCTTCAGATGACCGTGAGCGGAGAGGACTTCGAGCTCGAGGGCATCATCTCGTGGGTCCGCGATGACGCCGAGGCCATCGGCGTGCGCTTCGTCGACGTGAACGAAGCGGACCAGGCCCGCCTGCAGCGCGTGGTGGGCAGCTTCAAGCGCTGA
- a CDS encoding alpha-ketoacid dehydrogenase subunit beta, producing MANMAQAVRMALHYAEEHLGVTDIFGEDVGAPLGGVFTATQGLKTAWNSPLDERGIIGMAIGLAMAGSKPVAEIQFADYIFNTIDLLKIAGNTCWATNGDWNLPMVVKTPVGSGIRGSIYHSHSFDATATHIPGWKIVIPSNPLDAYGLMISACQEINPVMYLEPKALLRIKGEERIPGEPEDDKLLSKMIDAPLGDRSQWKPQWPQLEAYAVPIGKGKVVRAGSQVTVVSYGRTLPLCKKAADDLAAEGVDAEVIDMRTLWPYDWELIKGSVEKTGRVLYVNEDTEVTNFGEHLVRRTVEELFYKLMAPPRLLAGKFVPGIGLADTLEMASVPQQGDVTAAIRSLASEQP from the coding sequence ATGGCCAACATGGCACAGGCCGTTCGCATGGCCCTGCACTACGCCGAGGAGCACCTCGGCGTCACCGACATCTTCGGCGAGGACGTGGGCGCCCCCCTGGGCGGCGTCTTCACCGCCACGCAGGGCCTCAAGACGGCGTGGAACTCGCCCCTGGACGAGCGCGGCATCATCGGCATGGCCATCGGTCTGGCCATGGCCGGCTCGAAGCCCGTCGCGGAGATCCAGTTCGCCGACTACATCTTCAACACCATCGACCTGTTGAAGATCGCCGGCAACACCTGCTGGGCCACCAACGGGGACTGGAACCTGCCCATGGTCGTGAAGACCCCGGTGGGCAGTGGCATCCGCGGGTCCATCTACCACTCGCACTCCTTCGACGCGACGGCCACGCACATCCCGGGCTGGAAGATCGTCATCCCCTCCAACCCGCTGGATGCGTACGGGCTGATGATCTCCGCCTGCCAGGAGATCAACCCCGTCATGTACCTGGAGCCCAAGGCGCTCTTGCGCATCAAGGGCGAGGAGCGGATTCCGGGCGAGCCCGAGGACGACAAGCTGCTGTCGAAGATGATCGACGCGCCGCTGGGAGACCGCTCGCAGTGGAAGCCGCAGTGGCCGCAGCTCGAGGCGTACGCGGTGCCCATCGGCAAGGGCAAGGTGGTGCGCGCGGGCTCGCAGGTGACGGTGGTGAGCTACGGCCGCACGCTGCCGCTGTGCAAGAAGGCCGCGGACGACCTGGCCGCCGAGGGCGTGGACGCCGAGGTCATCGACATGCGCACCCTGTGGCCCTACGACTGGGAGCTCATCAAGGGCTCCGTCGAGAAGACGGGCCGCGTGCTCTACGTGAACGAGGACACCGAGGTGACCAACTTCGGCGAGCACCTGGTGCGCCGCACGGTCGAGGAGCTCTTCTACAAGCTGATGGCGCCTCCTCGGCTGCTCGCTGGCAAGTTCGTTCCGGGCATCGGCCTGGCGGACACGCTGGAGATGGCCTCGGTGCCCCAGCAGGGCGACGTCACCGCCGCCATCCGCTCGCTGGCGTCCGAGCAGCCCTGA
- a CDS encoding phosphoenolpyruvate carboxylase, producing MAPIRRRIDSQLRRDVRLLGRLLGEVLIEQEGQALFDLEERVRHLSIERRRGPKSGRRAAATQLAALLREMPLEQAEPVLRAFSTYFRLVNLAEQHHRIRRTREHAIGGQGGPQRGSLEAVMQTLRQAGVPAQKVRELLMSMRVTLTLTAHPTQASRRTVLEKTYRLARLLENRDRCHLTPHEKADTHLSMREEITALWQTDELRRERPTVGDEVKNALWYVEEVLGEQLALMPETLDWAFERVYGEPLGVLATPVRLHSWVGGDMDGNPLVTPEVLADTLRAHRARGLRILMTQVARLGWVLTQSERHAFVSEELKASLAEDAAALPEVMIRYGSRTTGEPWRRKLRFIEARLQAALAYVEGRRAGRTEPLPPAAYRSPEDLLRDLGIIERSLIEAKAKQGGVSKVRRLISLVRAVGFHLAELEVRTPAEDARSAAASLAGGPAPTEGGARLLAVLQRMREAQAESGEGCCRTLILSMAASAEDVLAAFQCARGAGLWDEARGCATVDVVPLFEQLGALDDGPRILRELFTHPEYRRHLQARGVQEVMVGYSDSGKEVGLLAASAALYRAQSALTQVAHEAGVRLRLFHGRGETVARGGGPAQEAILALPPGSVAGTYKATEQGEALDHKYARPELARRTLELVLGGVLLHSLDAQPRVAREEEASFRATFDELAEIGRRAYRALVWEDPNFVPFFQAATPIEQISALPIGSRPSKRSAGGLESLRAIPWSFAWTQNRAIVPGWYGVGSALEELGSRPGGRELLRRMYRQWPYFHTVIDNVAMVLAKADMAIASRYAALAPESTRPLWESIRAEYTRTRRWVKQVTGEERLLEGNQQLRQSIALRNPYVDPMSFLQVELMRRKRAGCENCERPLLLTLSGIAAGMRNTG from the coding sequence ATGGCTCCCATCCGTCGTCGCATCGACTCGCAGTTGCGCCGGGATGTCCGGCTCCTCGGCCGCCTGCTCGGTGAGGTCCTCATCGAGCAGGAGGGACAGGCCCTCTTCGACCTGGAGGAGCGTGTCCGGCACCTCTCCATCGAGCGCCGCCGCGGGCCGAAGTCCGGCCGCCGGGCCGCCGCCACGCAGCTGGCCGCGCTGCTCCGGGAGATGCCCCTGGAGCAGGCCGAGCCCGTGCTGCGCGCCTTCTCCACGTACTTCCGTCTCGTCAACCTCGCCGAGCAGCACCACCGCATCCGCCGCACCCGTGAGCATGCCATCGGCGGCCAGGGGGGCCCGCAGCGGGGCTCGCTCGAGGCGGTGATGCAGACGCTGCGGCAGGCCGGTGTCCCCGCCCAGAAGGTGCGCGAGCTGCTGATGTCCATGCGGGTGACGCTCACCCTGACGGCGCACCCCACGCAGGCGTCCCGCCGCACGGTGCTGGAGAAGACCTACCGCCTGGCCCGGTTGCTGGAGAACCGCGACCGCTGCCATCTCACCCCTCACGAGAAGGCCGACACCCATCTGTCCATGCGCGAGGAGATCACCGCCCTCTGGCAGACGGACGAGCTGCGCCGCGAGCGGCCCACCGTGGGCGACGAGGTGAAGAACGCCCTCTGGTACGTGGAGGAGGTGCTCGGCGAGCAGCTCGCGCTCATGCCGGAGACGCTCGACTGGGCCTTCGAGCGTGTCTATGGCGAGCCCCTGGGAGTTCTCGCCACGCCCGTGCGCCTGCACTCGTGGGTGGGCGGCGACATGGATGGCAACCCGCTGGTGACGCCGGAGGTGCTGGCGGACACGCTGCGTGCCCACCGGGCCCGCGGGCTCCGCATCCTGATGACGCAGGTGGCCCGGTTGGGTTGGGTGCTCACCCAGTCCGAGCGGCATGCCTTCGTCTCGGAGGAGCTGAAGGCCTCGCTCGCCGAGGACGCCGCGGCCCTGCCGGAGGTGATGATCCGTTATGGCTCGCGCACCACGGGTGAGCCCTGGCGCCGCAAGCTGCGCTTCATCGAGGCCCGGCTCCAGGCCGCCCTGGCGTATGTCGAGGGCCGCCGCGCCGGCCGCACCGAGCCACTTCCTCCCGCGGCCTACCGCTCGCCCGAGGATCTGCTGCGCGATCTGGGCATCATCGAGCGCTCCCTCATCGAGGCCAAGGCGAAGCAGGGCGGGGTGAGCAAGGTCCGCCGCCTCATCTCCCTGGTGCGGGCGGTGGGCTTCCACCTGGCCGAGCTGGAGGTGCGCACGCCCGCCGAGGACGCGCGCAGCGCCGCCGCGTCGTTGGCGGGAGGGCCCGCGCCCACGGAGGGCGGAGCGAGGTTGTTGGCCGTGCTGCAGCGCATGCGCGAGGCCCAGGCCGAGTCGGGAGAGGGGTGCTGCCGCACGCTCATCCTCTCCATGGCCGCCAGCGCCGAGGACGTGCTCGCGGCCTTCCAGTGCGCGCGGGGGGCCGGCCTGTGGGACGAGGCCCGGGGGTGCGCCACCGTGGACGTGGTGCCCCTGTTCGAGCAGCTCGGGGCGCTCGATGATGGCCCGCGCATCCTGCGCGAGCTGTTCACCCACCCCGAGTACCGCCGCCACCTGCAAGCGCGAGGCGTGCAGGAGGTGATGGTGGGGTACAGCGACTCGGGCAAGGAGGTGGGGCTGCTGGCCGCCAGCGCCGCGCTCTACCGCGCCCAGTCCGCGCTCACCCAGGTGGCCCACGAGGCCGGCGTGCGCCTGCGCCTCTTCCATGGCCGGGGCGAGACGGTGGCCCGGGGTGGTGGTCCCGCGCAGGAGGCGATCCTCGCGCTCCCACCCGGCAGTGTCGCCGGCACGTACAAGGCCACCGAGCAGGGCGAGGCGTTGGACCACAAGTACGCCCGGCCCGAGCTGGCGCGGCGCACGCTGGAGCTGGTGCTCGGCGGGGTGTTGCTGCACTCGCTGGATGCGCAGCCGCGCGTGGCGCGCGAGGAGGAGGCCTCGTTCCGCGCCACCTTCGACGAGCTGGCGGAGATCGGCCGCCGCGCCTACCGCGCGCTCGTGTGGGAGGACCCGAACTTCGTTCCGTTCTTCCAGGCGGCCACGCCCATCGAGCAGATCTCCGCGTTGCCCATCGGCTCGCGGCCCAGCAAGCGTTCCGCCGGAGGACTGGAGTCGTTGCGCGCCATTCCCTGGAGCTTCGCGTGGACGCAGAACCGCGCCATCGTGCCGGGTTGGTATGGGGTGGGCTCGGCGCTGGAGGAGCTGGGCTCACGGCCCGGGGGCCGGGAGTTGTTGAGGCGCATGTACCGCCAGTGGCCCTACTTCCACACGGTCATCGACAACGTGGCCATGGTGCTGGCGAAGGCGGACATGGCCATCGCCTCGCGGTACGCGGCGCTGGCGCCCGAGTCCACGCGTCCGCTGTGGGAGAGCATCCGTGCCGAGTACACGCGCACGCGCCGCTGGGTGAAGCAGGTGACGGGCGAGGAGCGCCTCCTGGAGGGAAACCAGCAGTTGCGGCAGAGCATCGCCCTGCGCAACCCCTACGTGGACCCCATGTCCTTCCTCCAGGTGGAGCTGATGCGGCGCAAGCGGGCGGGGTGTGAGAACTGCGAACGGCCGCTGTTGCTCACCTTGAGCGGAATCGCCGCGGGCATGCGCAACACCGGGTGA
- a CDS encoding GNAT family N-acetyltransferase has translation MQPIPTRTPAPDAPSFRIRRARRGDAESLAALLREMGYPHGSDAQTVHWVISHPEIEIFVAADLQDRPVGMVSLSHRPQLRLRGRVATVDELVVTESWRRRGVGRALMQQVIERCGARALSVKRLEVCSYGQEELRGFYESCGFVKMDRQVLRYVELEGQHGQ, from the coding sequence GTGCAACCGATCCCCACAAGAACCCCCGCCCCGGACGCTCCCTCCTTCCGCATCCGCCGTGCTCGCCGCGGTGACGCCGAGAGCCTGGCCGCGCTCCTGCGAGAGATGGGTTACCCCCATGGCTCGGACGCCCAGACGGTCCACTGGGTCATCAGCCATCCGGAGATCGAGATCTTCGTGGCGGCGGATCTGCAGGATCGCCCCGTGGGCATGGTGTCGCTGTCCCACCGGCCGCAGTTGAGGCTGCGCGGGCGCGTGGCCACGGTGGACGAGCTGGTGGTGACCGAGAGCTGGCGGCGCCGCGGCGTGGGCCGGGCCCTCATGCAGCAGGTCATCGAGCGCTGTGGCGCGCGTGCGCTGAGCGTCAAGCGGCTCGAGGTGTGCTCCTACGGTCAGGAGGAGCTACGGGGCTTCTACGAGTCCTGCGGCTTCGTGAAGATGGACCGGCAGGTGCTGCGCTACGTCGAGCTGGAAGGCCAGCACGGCCAGTAG
- a CDS encoding DEAD/DEAH box helicase, with the protein MVTIETPRAPLAALLPDRSQGPLDSDEILSRFVGWVESTGLSLYPAQEEAILELLGGKHLFLKTPTGSGKSLVAMALHFKAMAEGKVSFYTCPIKALVNEKFFALCEAFGPENVGLLTGDAAINREAPIICCTAEILANLALRDAMLRADYVVMDEFHYYADRERGIAWQIPLITLPTTTFLMMSATLGDTHLIEERLQEFSGREVVSVRSAQRPVPLDFEYRETPLHETIQELIRQNKAPIYLVNFSQRAAAEQAQNLMSVDFSTKEDKEAIRQALLEAPFDTPYGKDFQRFLRHGIGMHHAGLLPKYRLLVEKLAQTGLLKVISGTDTLGVGVNIPIRTVLFTQLFKFNGEKLATLSVRDFQQIAGRAGRKGFDTQGSVVAQAPEHVIENVKIAQKEAKGGKRLPRKPPPQKGFVNYDKNTFERLQTGLPEPLESRFEVTHGFLLNLLQSEMVGGAEGYQRLVRLIFRSHGSEYIKRRNLKEAAACFRTLRNAGLVIVQKGQGGSGATVAVAPGLQRDFSLNQTLSLYLLDTLNKLDHEAETYALDVLTLVESILENPEVVLYAQLHELKGQKINELKAQGMEYDQRMEELEKLEWPKPNRDFIYTTFNAFAEKHPWVGAENIRPKSIMRDMYERYMSFHDYVREYGLQRSEGVLMRYLGDAYKALTQTVPERYRNQEVNEIIDWMRAMIRHVDQSLLDEWERMKNPGEVVVRRAEAPDRRPTDLTDDPRAFAAHVRNELHRLLRALGQRRYADALALLRLDAGGEDWTVAKLEAAMAPYFEANGSVVLTPQARRPANTFLKETGPRQWEAQQRILDPEGHGDWMLDCVIDLTGRKVDDGPLLTLRRIGT; encoded by the coding sequence ATGGTCACGATCGAAACCCCCCGCGCGCCGCTGGCGGCGCTGCTGCCCGACCGCTCGCAGGGCCCCCTGGACTCCGATGAGATCCTCAGCCGGTTCGTCGGCTGGGTGGAGTCCACCGGCCTGTCCCTCTACCCGGCGCAGGAGGAGGCCATCCTCGAGCTGCTGGGGGGCAAGCACCTGTTCCTCAAGACGCCCACCGGCTCGGGCAAGTCGCTGGTGGCCATGGCGCTGCACTTCAAGGCCATGGCCGAGGGGAAGGTGTCCTTCTACACCTGCCCCATCAAGGCGCTCGTCAACGAGAAGTTCTTCGCCCTGTGCGAGGCCTTCGGTCCGGAGAACGTGGGCCTGCTCACCGGCGACGCGGCCATCAACCGCGAGGCCCCCATCATCTGCTGCACGGCGGAGATCCTCGCCAACCTGGCCCTGCGCGACGCCATGCTGCGCGCGGACTACGTGGTGATGGACGAGTTCCACTACTACGCGGACCGCGAGCGCGGCATCGCCTGGCAGATTCCGCTCATCACCCTGCCGACGACCACGTTCCTGATGATGTCGGCGACGCTGGGCGACACGCACCTCATCGAGGAGCGGTTGCAGGAGTTCAGCGGCCGTGAGGTGGTCAGCGTGCGCAGCGCGCAGCGCCCGGTGCCGCTGGACTTCGAGTACCGCGAGACGCCGCTGCACGAGACCATCCAGGAGCTGATCCGCCAGAACAAGGCGCCCATCTACCTGGTGAACTTCTCGCAGCGCGCGGCGGCCGAGCAGGCGCAGAACCTGATGAGCGTGGACTTCTCCACCAAGGAGGACAAGGAGGCCATCCGGCAGGCGCTGCTGGAGGCCCCCTTCGACACGCCCTACGGCAAGGACTTCCAGCGTTTCCTGCGCCACGGCATCGGCATGCACCACGCGGGCCTGCTGCCCAAGTACCGGCTGCTGGTGGAGAAGCTGGCGCAGACGGGGCTGCTCAAGGTCATCAGCGGCACGGACACGCTGGGCGTGGGGGTGAACATCCCCATCCGCACGGTGCTCTTCACGCAGCTGTTCAAGTTCAACGGCGAGAAGCTGGCCACGCTGAGCGTGCGCGACTTCCAGCAGATCGCCGGCCGCGCGGGCCGCAAGGGCTTCGACACCCAGGGCAGCGTGGTGGCGCAGGCGCCCGAGCACGTCATCGAGAACGTGAAGATCGCCCAGAAGGAGGCCAAGGGTGGCAAGCGCCTGCCCCGCAAGCCTCCGCCGCAGAAGGGCTTCGTCAACTACGACAAGAACACCTTCGAGCGGCTTCAGACCGGGTTGCCCGAGCCGCTGGAGTCCCGCTTCGAGGTGACGCACGGCTTCCTGCTCAACCTGCTCCAGAGCGAGATGGTGGGCGGCGCCGAGGGCTACCAGCGGCTGGTACGGCTCATCTTCCGCTCGCACGGCTCGGAGTACATCAAGCGCCGCAACCTGAAGGAGGCGGCGGCGTGCTTCCGCACCCTGCGCAACGCGGGGCTGGTGATCGTCCAGAAGGGGCAGGGGGGCTCGGGCGCGACGGTGGCGGTGGCGCCGGGGCTGCAGCGCGACTTCTCGCTCAACCAGACGCTGTCGCTGTACCTGCTGGACACGCTCAACAAGCTGGACCACGAGGCGGAGACGTACGCGCTGGACGTGCTGACGCTGGTGGAGTCCATCCTGGAGAACCCGGAGGTGGTGCTCTACGCCCAGCTGCACGAGCTCAAGGGCCAGAAGATCAACGAGCTGAAGGCCCAGGGCATGGAGTACGACCAGCGGATGGAGGAGCTGGAGAAGCTCGAGTGGCCCAAGCCCAACCGGGACTTCATCTACACCACCTTCAACGCCTTCGCGGAGAAGCACCCGTGGGTGGGCGCGGAGAACATCCGGCCCAAGTCCATCATGCGTGACATGTACGAGCGGTACATGTCCTTCCACGACTACGTGCGCGAGTACGGCCTGCAGCGCAGCGAGGGCGTGCTGATGCGCTACCTGGGGGATGCCTACAAGGCGCTCACCCAGACGGTGCCCGAGCGCTACCGCAACCAGGAGGTCAACGAGATCATCGACTGGATGCGGGCGATGATCCGCCACGTCGACCAGAGCCTGCTGGACGAGTGGGAGCGGATGAAGAACCCGGGCGAGGTCGTCGTGCGCCGGGCGGAGGCTCCGGATCGCCGTCCGACGGATCTCACGGACGACCCGCGCGCCTTCGCGGCGCACGTGCGCAACGAGCTGCACCGGCTGCTGCGGGCGCTCGGGCAGAGGCGCTACGCGGACGCGCTGGCGCTGCTGCGGCTGGATGCGGGAGGGGAGGACTGGACGGTGGCGAAGCTGGAGGCGGCGATGGCCCCCTACTTCGAGGCGAACGGGAGCGTGGTGCTCACCCCGCAGGCACGCCGGCCGGCCAACACCTTCCTCAAGGAGACGGGTCCACGGCAGTGGGAGGCGCAGCAGCGCATCCTCGACCCCGAGGGCCATGGCGATTGGATGCTCGACTGCGTCATCGACCTGACCGGGCGCAAGGTGGACGACGGTCCGCTGCTCACCCTGCGCCGGATCGGAACGTGA
- a CDS encoding TauD/TfdA family dioxygenase, with protein MPIARFEPHDDFLRVHFAAGESPRHADFHWFWLRHNSELDRHPLTRERIVCSSELPLEPHPRLVRLTEDAAALDIDWGDRSDGQVSRYAADWLREHAYAADRVPSPAPPSDSAAITVEASRLDEPLGRFTVRTVQRTGALIVRGFGTDTESLIDAIGREGLSVIETHFGRIEDLRTDNTTNRNTDQLGYTDSAIQLHTDQPFLDRPPRYQLLHCQQPADTGGDNFVVDALAAAHHLADLDRPAFDLLRTVPVTFHRKQKSFERVLVSPILDFDAPGGFRIRYSYFTLAPHRRPFAEMEAWYRAYNRFARLVRDERHQYRFRLEKGDFLIYDNWRMLHARTNFTGARWVRGVYFDAA; from the coding sequence ATGCCCATTGCCCGATTCGAGCCCCACGACGATTTCCTGCGCGTCCACTTCGCCGCTGGAGAGAGCCCGCGCCACGCCGACTTCCACTGGTTCTGGTTGCGGCACAACTCCGAGCTGGACCGGCACCCCCTCACCCGCGAGCGCATCGTCTGCTCCTCCGAGCTGCCGCTCGAGCCCCACCCCCGCCTCGTGCGTCTCACCGAGGACGCGGCCGCCCTCGATATCGACTGGGGCGACCGCTCCGACGGGCAGGTGAGCCGCTACGCCGCCGACTGGCTCCGCGAGCACGCCTATGCGGCCGACCGGGTCCCCTCCCCCGCCCCTCCCTCCGACAGCGCGGCCATCACCGTGGAGGCCTCGCGTCTGGACGAGCCGCTCGGGCGCTTCACCGTGCGCACCGTCCAACGCACCGGAGCCCTCATCGTGCGCGGCTTCGGCACCGACACGGAGTCCCTCATCGACGCCATCGGCCGCGAGGGACTCTCCGTCATCGAGACCCACTTCGGGCGCATCGAGGATCTGCGCACCGACAACACGACGAACCGCAACACCGACCAGCTCGGCTACACGGACAGCGCCATCCAACTGCACACGGATCAGCCCTTCCTCGACAGGCCGCCGCGCTACCAGCTCCTGCACTGCCAGCAACCCGCGGACACGGGAGGCGACAACTTCGTGGTGGACGCGCTCGCGGCGGCGCACCACCTGGCCGATCTCGACCGGCCCGCCTTCGACCTGCTGCGCACGGTGCCGGTGACCTTCCACCGCAAGCAGAAGTCCTTCGAGCGCGTGCTCGTCTCGCCCATCCTCGACTTCGACGCGCCCGGCGGCTTCCGCATCCGCTACAGCTACTTCACCCTCGCACCCCACCGCCGGCCCTTCGCCGAGATGGAGGCGTGGTACCGCGCGTACAACCGCTTCGCGAGGCTCGTGCGGGACGAACGCCACCAGTACCGCTTCCGCCTCGAGAAGGGCGACTTCCTCATCTACGACAACTGGCGCATGCTCCACGCGCGCACGAACTTCACCGGCGCCCGCTGGGTGCGGGGCGTGTACTTCGACGCCGCGTAG
- a CDS encoding Uma2 family endonuclease has protein sequence MRVHPYRVDPDDPRAPSQEEWDRLTPEERARIVDSLPSEFPVSEASTPEGDPHYEAKSRAREVLGGYFARIGRKVYLGCELPVYYPGEPMFAPDVIAVVDVEPHPRMRWAVSAEGKGLDLALEIHVAGNRRKDLEKNVERFARLGIREYFLFDRGRLRLTGWRLEEGRRVYRPILPQHGLYSSEVLGLELQIEDERLRFFHGGAALPEANELIARLERMVEGAEARRAEEVRLREEEARLREEEARLREEEASRRQEAERKLAEEARLREEEASRRQEAERKLAEALAELERLRGGRS, from the coding sequence ATGCGCGTCCATCCCTATCGCGTCGACCCGGACGATCCTCGCGCGCCGTCCCAGGAGGAGTGGGATCGGCTCACGCCCGAGGAGCGCGCTCGCATCGTCGACAGCCTGCCCTCCGAATTTCCCGTCTCCGAGGCCTCGACGCCCGAGGGAGACCCTCATTACGAGGCCAAGTCGCGTGCGCGCGAGGTGCTCGGGGGCTACTTCGCGCGCATCGGCCGCAAGGTGTACCTGGGATGTGAGCTGCCCGTGTACTACCCGGGCGAGCCCATGTTCGCCCCGGACGTCATTGCGGTAGTGGACGTGGAGCCCCATCCGCGCATGCGCTGGGCGGTGAGCGCCGAGGGGAAGGGGCTCGATCTGGCGCTGGAGATCCATGTGGCGGGCAACCGCCGCAAGGACCTGGAGAAGAACGTCGAGCGTTTCGCCCGGCTCGGCATCCGCGAGTACTTCCTTTTCGATCGGGGACGCTTGCGGCTGACGGGCTGGCGGCTGGAGGAGGGCCGGCGTGTCTACCGGCCCATCCTGCCCCAGCATGGCCTCTACTCCTCCGAGGTATTGGGGCTGGAGCTGCAAATCGAGGACGAGCGGTTGCGCTTCTTCCACGGAGGAGCGGCGCTGCCGGAAGCGAACGAGTTGATCGCCCGGCTCGAGCGGATGGTGGAGGGCGCGGAAGCGCGCCGTGCCGAGGAGGTCCGCCTGCGCGAGGAGGAAGCCCGCCTGCGTGAGGAGGAAGCCCGCCTGCGTGAGGAGGAGGCAAGCCGCAGACAGGAAGCGGAGCGCAAGCTGGCCGAGGAAGCTCGCCTGCGTGAGGAGGAGGCGAGCCGCAGACAGGAAGCGGAGCGCAAGCTGGCCGAGGCGCTGGCCGAGCTGGAGCGGCTGCGCGGCGGCCGGAGCTGA